The following are from one region of the Nicotiana tomentosiformis chromosome 7, ASM39032v3, whole genome shotgun sequence genome:
- the LOC138895374 gene encoding uncharacterized protein, whose product MLKKDAATSCTEECQRAFDKIKEYLSKPPVLILPEPRRPLLLYLSMLDGAFGCILEQHDETGRKEQAIYYLSKKFMHYEARYSLLECTCKLAKWQILLNQFDIIYVTQKAVKGQALADHLAENPVDGEYEPLKTYFPDEEVSFVDEDITEAYDGWKMFFDGAASFKGVVIGVVLVLETDQHYPISSKRRFPCTNNMAEYKACILGLRLTIDINVQELLIHADMIQVPPNELNATSSPWTFSAWGMDIIRPIEPAASNGHRFILVSIDYFTKWVEVVSYKTVTKKVMADFVRDCIVCRFGVPESIITDNVVNINSDLMKAMCETFRIKHQNSTAYSPQMNGVVEAANKNIKKILRKMVDNYRQWHEKLPFSLL is encoded by the exons ATGCTAaagaaagatgctgcaacaagttgtactgaagaatgccagagagccttcgacaaaatcaaagagtatttatctaaaccaccCGTGTTAATCCTGCCAGAACCAAGAAGACCTCTGCTGCTTTATCTGTCCATGTTGGATGGAGCCTTTGGCTGCATTCTAGAACAACATGACGAAACAGGGAGGAAAGAGCaagcgatatattatctgagcaaaaAGTTCATGCATTACGAGGCCCGTTACTCTTTGTTAGAGTGCACCT gtaagttagcaaagtggcagatattgcttaatcagttcgacatcatctatgtaactcagaaggcagtcaagggGCAAGCATTGGCCGATCACTTGGCGGAGAAtcccgtagacggagaatacgaaccattaaagacgtattttcccgacgaggagGTGTCGTTTGTAGATGAAGATATTACCGAAGCATACGATGGGTGGAagatgttcttcgacggagcagcaAGCTTCAAGGGAGTGGTTATTGGAGTTGTCTTAGTATTAGAAACCGATCAACATTACCCGATATCCTCAAAACGCAGGttcccatgcaccaacaatatggcagaatacaaGGCCTGtatcttgggactcaggttgaCCATTGACATAAACGTTCAGGAGTTACTG atacatgctgatatgatacaagtaccgcccaacgaactcaatgcaacaagttcacCATGGACTTTctctgcttggggcatggatatCATCAGACCAAttgaacccgctgcttcaaatggacataggttcattttggtgtccatagactacttcacaaaatgggttgaagtcgtgTCCTATAAGACTGTGACTAAGAAGGTCATGGCAGATTTTGTCCGGGATtgcattgtttgtcgattcggagtgcctgagtcaatcattactgacaatgttGTCAATATTAACAGTGACCTGATGAAAGCTATGTGTGAGACATTCAGGATCAAGCATCAAAATTCTACAGCATACAGtccgcaaatgaatggagtcgtagaagccgccaacaagaacatcaagaagatattaaggaaaatGGTGGACAACTACAGGCAATGGCACGAAAAGCTACCATTTTCTTTGCTCTGA
- the LOC138895375 gene encoding uncharacterized protein, which produces MNKFFVRAQDPQYYERLMVIENHKFSGIIKVGERIEEKIKNGMVTNFKALQDTNKALQSGGISKKKEVGVVMVAQGPKSPLTYQTPPPTYKPSPPKYKYHTTTYHTYNTQPEYYHSPSPARQNHPNPHPNFDRRTPRQYTPIVEPIAQLYERLKAAGYVTPIPVVAAENPSQWINPNKTCAYHSGMKGHTIEECHTLKDKIQTLIGTKVIQAKEVTPNVRNNPLLDHMGEGVNIIETDKEWDQERSIGLIREIDTPKTSLVTLTPVIVQTQAPFEVEVATPFTVMVTRTPSYQPDVVPWDYVAEARRKEKAKMEEIGVAQGMTRTGRVYTLENLGGVSKEAAPKPLVVQTRSDDIWRKIQAREYSVVDHLNKTPAQISILSLLQNSDTHKNTLMKVLSEAYVPAGITSGEMANMVGQVLESHKITFHEDELPPEGLSHNKVLHITV; this is translated from the coding sequence atgaacaagttctttgttagagctcaagatccgcaatattatgaaaggttgatggtcatcgagaatcacaagttctcaggCATCATCAAGGTAGGAGAGAGGATAGAAGAAAAAATCAAGAATGGGATGGTGACTAATTTTAAGGCGCTGCAAGACACAAATAAAGCCTTGCAATCAGGAGGTATCTCAAAAAAGAAAGAAGTGGGCGttgtgatggtagcccagggacctaagtctcccctcacataccaaacacctccacccacatataaaCCCTCACCCCCAAAATACAAATACCATaccaccacttaccatacctacaacactcaacctgaatattaccattcaccttcacCTGCCCGCCAAAACCACCCAAATCCACAtccaaattttgaccgcagaactcccagacaatacaccccaattgttgAACCCATAGCACAATTGTATGAAAGACTGAAGGCCGCTGGTTACGTCACCCCTATTCCTGTTGTTGCTGCTGAGAATCCTTCCCAGTGGATCAATCCCAACAAAAcatgtgcctatcattcaggtatgaagggtcataccattgaagAGTGTCAcacgttgaaagacaagattcagacattgatcggcactaaggttatacaagcaaaggaagttACACCAAATGTCCGCAATAACCCTCTCCTGGATCACATGGGTGAGGGGGTGAACATAATAGAAACTGATAAGGAATGGGATCAGGAAAGGTCCATCGGACTCATTCGAGAAATAGACACTCCCAAAACATCTCTGGTCACCCTCACGCCAGTCATAGTACAAACCCAGGCACCATTTGAGGTTGAGGTAGCTACACCGTTCACTGTAATGGTAACTCGCACACCATCTTACCAGCCTGATGTCGTCccttgggattatgttgcggaagcaagaagaaaggaaaaagccaaaatggaagaaataggtgtcgcacaaggtatgactagaactggcagagtttacacacTTGAGAATTTAGGAGGAGTGAGCAAAGAAGCTGCACCTAAGCCGCTTGTTGTTCAGACTCGCTCTGACGATatttggaggaagatacaagcaagggaatactccgttgttgaccacctgaacaagactcccgctcagatatccatcttatcactatTGCAAAACTCAGACACACACAAGAATAccttgatgaaagtgttaagtgaagcttatgtgccCGCtggcatcactagtggagagatggctaacatggtcggacaggtACTGGAGAGTCATAAAATTACTTTCCATGAAGATGAGTTACCGCcagaagggttgagtcacaacaaggTATTGCACATCACAGTGTAA
- the LOC138895376 gene encoding uncharacterized protein translates to MAEELKKLTGRVQSIEGGKGVEGLNYEDLCIQPYVELPKGYKPPKFEMFDGTGDPKVHLRTYCDKLVGVGKNEKIRMKLFMRSLTGDAMSWYIGQNPKKLANWVSMASDFMDRFRFNTENAPDVFYIQNLKKKLTEIFCEYATR, encoded by the coding sequence atggcagaggaactcaagaaacttacaggGAGAGTCCAGAGCATTGAAGGTGGGAAAGGCGTTGAAGGTCTGAATTATGAAGATCTGTGTATTCAGCCATATGTGGAACTACcaaagggttacaaacctcccaagttcgaaatgtttgatggcactggtgatccgaaggtgcatctgAGAACCTATTGCGACAAGCTTGTGGGAGTAGGTAAGAACGAAAAAATCCGCATGAAATTGTTCATGCGGAGTCTTACAGGAGATGCCATGTCTTGGTATATCGGTCAAAACCCGAAGAAGTTGGCAAACTGGGTaagtatggcatcagatttcatggacagattcaggttcaacacagagaatgcaccagacgttttctatatccaaaacctcaagaagaagctgaCAGAAATAttctgcgagtatgctactcgttag